GTACGAACCCTTTAAGACAACTTTTGTTAAGCAGAATATTCGAAGTGGAAATTACCTGTATTTTATGCTACCGGGAGTGCTAATTACTGTGCTGCAGCAGGTATTGCTCTTAGGCTTGGCTTTATCTTTTTCCTCAGAATTTGAAGGCAATACATTTCCGGAGCTGGTACGTAAAATCGGTAATCCCATCGGACTTATTCTTGTTAAGATATTACCTTATGTTTTGATGTCTGTCGGTATTCTGGTTTTATATTGGGGTTTTGGCCAATATTACCGTATGCCTTTACAAGCCGAATTTGGTCGCTTTGTACTCTGTACTTTCGTCTTTTTGCTTGCCGTGTGTTTTATAGGTGTACTCGTCAGTATTCTACTGCCTTCGCAGTTGAAATCGACGGAAGTCCTAATGGTAATTGCGACGCCAGCATTTATCTTGAGTGGCTTTACCTGGCCTTCTAGTCTAATGCCAGGCTGGGTGCAAGCAATTGCAAATGTAATCCCATCGACCCATTATCTACGAATTTTTAGGCTAATGTTTATTCAGCATGCTGAAAATTACCATACCGATAAGGCGTTGATCGCATTGACCATCATTATGATCATCAGTTTTATATTGGCGGTAATAATACTATGGCTGAAAATACGTAAGATCAAAAAAGAAGATAAGAAGATGAGCATATAGTGAATAAAAAAACGAACAACAAAAAAGCGGTTTCATCTCGATGAAACCGCTTTTTTGTTAACTGAAATTTACAGTCGAATTATTTTTTTGCTGCAGGAGCTTTTGTTGCAGGAGCGGTTGCCGCTGGAGCTGTAGTTCCAGTAGGCGCTACCATGCCTGGAGTTGTTGCTGTAGGAGCAGGAACTTTTCCAGGTTTGATATCCAATACTTCTACTTCAAATACTAAAGGAGCATATGGAGGGATAACACCTGAAGGGCGATCGCCATAAGCCAAAGATGAAGGAATGACTAAAGTTGCTTTTGTACCTTTGTTAAACAATTGGAATGCTTCAGTCCATCCAGGGATCACACCATCAACACCTAATTGGAATTTTAATGCTTCATAAGGACGTTGAGGGTTGAAAATTTTCTCTTTTTTAGCTACATCTGGAAGGTTTGTGTCAAATACTTTTCCTGTAGTTAATGATCCTACATAGTTCACGTGAATGGAATCACCTACTTTCGCATTTGTACCTGTTCCAGGTTT
The DNA window shown above is from Sphingobacterium thalpophilum and carries:
- a CDS encoding ABC transporter permease, which produces MKKFLELIQREFKLFFNNKVLLMLFLGAPVLYGVLVGHVYKQGKVTQMPVIVVDEDNSPLSSSFIDMLSDNESIEVARVLPSLFDSKDIAMQYEATTIVHIPKGFASGVQQGRLPEMTVFVDGANTLTSNTAMMAVNVCASTLKAGIQIQAQMKRGVPAKIAAQQYEPFKTTFVKQNIRSGNYLYFMLPGVLITVLQQVLLLGLALSFSSEFEGNTFPELVRKIGNPIGLILVKILPYVLMSVGILVLYWGFGQYYRMPLQAEFGRFVLCTFVFLLAVCFIGVLVSILLPSQLKSTEVLMVIATPAFILSGFTWPSSLMPGWVQAIANVIPSTHYLRIFRLMFIQHAENYHTDKALIALTIIMIISFILAVIILWLKIRKIKKEDKKMSI